Proteins encoded in a region of the Magallana gigas chromosome 8, xbMagGiga1.1, whole genome shotgun sequence genome:
- the LOC105331783 gene encoding proline-, glutamic acid- and leucine-rich protein 1, producing the protein MAATMKNMISKHLFDNKLSLDDLIAYLKRIDDTQSLQITKLNLSELTGQTHTFLHTSSNRLRGLFILSSLLRNYDVQELSPHLDTWMKIIIQILQSRDPAPVHKLTCHVCCQLIKMSNEIQTARKAMQSYLPQLIPLVIAASPEWRRQSLAVLNACITHYGGTCGPFKSKIEEVVTQELQCVPVTKEAVLSYCLLSCCGTSGNQKCKYTEGWGARLSHLLSDLHGIIDLITTDDVSNTAVSLSDLDAEPLHADHSVTYFRTLMQCLQKMLRKAFSAPIKLPLEKILDFVDKVLSMDVSSVKSSSSKDSLLLGYLPIIHTDAIGIINVLYEGCRKLMLHYNKKIVRVLSRELMWSHSSSSVTQTRPYRELRVAVYRTLKSMMMTTGCFLETLREEDSVLQVLMTDCRPGELTLKTSLKPSHTMGPTPAKKMKTPDSSSDLRRPIGHPPGGDSVVTQGALQALYWWIVAGGVKMKGKNYQKVCDFVITMLLSVYRNRYDPSVPYNDWSCRLHLLRVLQACLMTPHTEGTSPLQCAITIFKMAEQDNNLQVSSFCMEAQRLCEILIHSRAVCLTTPRYVTQERTSSSPMLTTDFSKISEDEPTEHLPKSREPEAETQLPSNDVEEVGNEDAVVTGENEADSDVEMEQRREEEEDGEGDRVTDLPTSLQEPPCQEATDPQTDLQKQAESIVEDLPETRLSVAEGPVADSEATDHNLDPQTDSDCPNVRGEIEVNRSPAPSGSSDIDKAMEDSSQPKDNLAQSSSSSFVKEINEPQDDDLKDMLMTFVDADPE; encoded by the exons ATGGCAGCCACCATGAAAAACATGATTTCCAAACACTTGTTTGACAATAAGTTGTCGCTCGATGATTTGATTGCATATTTGAAGAGAATAGATGATACACAATCTTTGCAAATCACG AAATTAAACCTATCGGAATTAACGGGACAAACGCATACATTTCTCCACACGTCCAGTAACAG ACTTCGAGGTTTGTTCATATTGTCAAGCCTCTTAAGAAACTATGATGTGCAGGAGTTATCTCCCCATCTGGACACTTGGATGAAAATCATCATTCAGATTTTACAg TCCAGAGACCCTGCTCCTGTCCACAAGCTGACCTGTCATGTCTGTTGTCAACTCATCAAAATGTCCAACGAGATCCAGACGGCCAGGAAAGCCATGCAGAGTTATCTCCCTCAGTTGATCCCTCTTGTCATAGCAGCATCACCAGag TGGAGACGACAATCCCTGGCTGTACTGAACGCCTGTATCACACACTATGGGGGAACCTGTGGACCATTCAAG AGTAAGATTGAGGAAGTGGTCACCCAAGAGCTGCAGTGTGTCCCAGTAACCAAG gAGGCGGTGCTGTCATACTGTCTACTGTCGTGCTGTGGTACCAGTGGTAATCAGAAGTGTAAGTACACGGAGGGATGGGGCGCCAGACTCTCCCACCTCCTGTCTGACCTTCACGGCATCATTGACCTCATTACCACTGACGATGTTTCCAACACAG CTGTCTCGCTGTCAGACCTGGACGCTGAACCCCTACATGCCGACCACTCTGTGACCTACTTTAGGACACTCATGCAGTGTCTGCAGAAGATGCTCAG GAAGGCATTCAGTGCCCCGATAAAGCTCCCACTGGAAAAGATTCTAGATTTTGTGGACAAAGTTCTGTCTATGGATGTCAGTTCAGtg AAGTCCTCAAGTTCCAAAGACTCTCTGTTATTGGGCTACCTCCCCATAATCCATACGGACGCTATAGGCATCATCAATGTCCTGTATGAGGG ctGTAGGAAGTTGATGTTGCATTATAACAAGAAGATTGTGCGGGTTCTGAGTAGAGAACTGATGTGGAGTCACTCCAGCTCTTCAGTCACTCAAACCAGGCCTTACAG GGAGCTGAGGGTGGCGGTGTACCGGACCCTCAAGTCCATGATGATGACCACAGGGTGCTTCCTAGAAACTCTGAGGGAGGAGGACAGTGTGCTACAAGTACTAATGACCGACTGTCGACCAGGGGAACTCACTCTGAAG ACTTCTCTCAAACCATCTCACACCATGGGGCCAACACCAGCCAAGAAAATGAAGACCCCAGACAGCAGCAGTGACCTGAGGCGACCCATCGGTCATCCCCCCGGGGGAGACAGCGTGGTCACTCAGGGGGCTCTGCAGG CCCTGTATTGGTGGATAGTGGCAGGTGGTGTCAAAATGAAAGGGAAAAACTATCAG AAAGTGTGTGACTTTGTTATCACCATGTTGCTAAGCGTGTACAGGAATCGGTACGACCCTTCGGTTCCATACAATGACTGGAGCTGTCGCCTCCATCTTCTGAGAGTCCTTCAGGCCTGTCTAATGACCCCACACACCGAAGGAACCTCACCCCTGCAGTGCGctattacaatatttaaaatggCTGAACAGGACAATAATTTgcaa GTTTCATCATTTTGTATGGAAGCACAGAGACTCTGTGAAATACTGATTCACTCGCGAGCTGTTTGCTTAACGACTCCACGATATGTGACTCAAGAGAGAACTTCCTCTTCTCCAATGTTAACTACAGACTTTTCTAAAATATCCGAGGATGAACCAACGGAGCATCTTCCCAAGAGTCGGGAGCCTGAAGCTGAGACGCAATTACCAAGCAATGATGTTGAAG AGGTTGGAAATGAAGATGCAGTAGTTACAGGGGAGAATGAAGCAGACAGTGATGTGGAAATGGAACAGCGAagggaggaggaggaggatgGGGAAGGTGACCGCGTCACAGACCTGCCCACCTCTCTACAGGAGCCCCCCTGCCAGGAGGCAACTGACCCACAGACAGACTTACAGAAACAGGCCGAGTCCATCGTGGAGGACTTGCCTGAAACAAGATTGAGCGTGGCTGAAGGACCGGTAGCAGACTCGGAGGCCACTGACCATAACTTGGACCCCCAGACAGACAGTGACTGCCCGAATGTTAGAGGTGAAATCGAAGTAAATCGGAGCCCAGCCCCCAGTGGGAGTAGTGACATTGATAAAGCCATGGAGGACTCTAGTCAACCAAAGGACAATCTTGCACAAAGTTCCTCATCATcttttgtcaaagaaatcaaTGAGCCTCAG GATGATGATCTGAAGGACATGTTGATGACGTTTGTGGACGCAGATCCAGAGTGA